The following are from one region of the Microtus pennsylvanicus isolate mMicPen1 chromosome 15, mMicPen1.hap1, whole genome shotgun sequence genome:
- the LOC142835787 gene encoding olfactory receptor 4N5 yields METKNSSVVTEFILLGLTQSQDTQLLVFALISVFYLTILPGNFLIIFTIRSDPGLTAPLYFFLGNLAFLDASYSFIVAPRMLVDFFCEEKVISYKSCITQLFFLHFLGAGEMFLLVVMAFDRYIAICRPLYYSTLMNPRVCYALLLALWLGGFAHSIVQVALILNLPFCGPNQLDNFFCDVPQVIKLACTDTFAVELLMVSNSGLLTLLCFLGLLASYAVILYHVKGQSSEGKRKAVSTCTTHIIIVFLMFGPAIFIYTRPFQALKADKVVSLFHTVIFPLMNPVIYTLRNKEVKTSMRKLLNQYVVC; encoded by the coding sequence ATGGAGACCAAGAACAGCTCAGTAGTAACAGAATTCATCCTCCTGGGACTGACTCAGTCTCAAGATACTCAACTCCTTGTCTTTGCACTCATTTCAGTTTTCTACCTCACaattcttcctggaaatttccttATCATTTTCACCATTAGATCGGACCCTGGACTCACAGCCCCACTTTACTTCTTTCTGGGTAACTTGGCCTTTTTGGATGCCTCCTACTCTTTCATTGTAGCTCCCAGAATGCTTGTGGATTTCTTCTGTGAGGAAAAGGTCATTTCTTACAAAAGCTGCATCACTCAGCTCTTTTTCTTGCACTTCCTTGGAGCAGGCGAAATGTTCCTTCTTGTTGTGATGGCTTTTGATCGTTACATCGCCATATGCCGCCCTCTGTACTACTCCACTCTCATGAACCCTAGAGTCTGCTATGCATTATTGTTGGCTCTGTGGCTTGGGGGTTTTGCTCATTCCATTGTACAAGTGGCTCTTATCCTGAACTTGCCCTTTTGTGGCCCAAACCAGCTGGATAActttttctgtgatgttccaCAGGTCATTAAGCTAGCCTGCACTGATACCTTTGCAGTGGAGCTCCTGATGGTCTCCAACAGTGGGCTGCTTACCCTCTTGTGCTTCTTGGGACTTCTGGCCTCCTATGCTGTCATCCTCTACCATGTCAAAGGACAATCTtctgaagggaagaggaaagctgtCTCTACATGCACTACCCACATTATAATTGTGTTTCTCATGTTTGGGCCTGCCATTTTTATCTACACCCGCCCCTTCCAGGCTCTCAAAGCTGACAAAGTTGTTTCTCTCTTCCACACAGTCATCTTTCCTTTGATGAATCCTGTGATCTATACTCTTCGCAACAAGGAAGTGAAAACTTCTATGAGGAAGTTGTTAAATCAGTATGTTGTTTGCTGA